Part of the Sulfurovum xiamenensis genome, TCAGACGAAAACTTTTTCCGCCTACGCTCAGGAGTGTTTCTCCCAACGCCTTTGCACTTTTTTCACCGTTGATCGTAGAGATATAAAGATGGTCACCCTGACCGTCGAGTGTTCCTGCAGGGAAAATACTTGATATACTTGAAATAGCTTGATAGACTCCGGATTTATCCAGACCATACGCATCCAGCTTTTTTTGATCCAAGGTAATGATCACTTCTTCATCTGTATCTCCCCGTATCTCTATACTGCTAAGGTCATGGATCAGTGCAAGTTTACTTTTCAATGCATCTGCTGCATCAATGAGGGCTTTTTTCTCCACATTACCTGAAACTGCTACAAGCAGAAGCGGATATTCATGGACCACGATACGTGCAATAGGTTCGTCCATATCGGCAGGAAGATCACGTCTTGTTTTTGAGATGATATCTTTCACATCCGAAAGGACCAACTGGGTATCACTGCCGGGTTTAATATCGGCATTGATACTGAAACTGCCATTTTGTATACTGGTGTAAAGGGTATCTATTTCTGGAAGACTTTTGAGTTCATCCTCTATGCTTGTGACAACCATTTTGTCCAACACATCAGCACTTGTACCGACATATCCCCCCTGGACCGATATCTGATCAAGGGTAGAAGGAGGGAATATCTCTTTTGCAATGTTCTGATAGGCAAAAACAGAGAGCACCAACATGAAAGCCATCAAAATATGGTTGATAATGGGCTTATCTACTGCGAAACGGATAAAACTACGTATCATACTGTTTGCTTCTCATCGTCAATTGTCCTGTATGACAAAAATGGTATCTGTGACCCTGTTCTTAAACTTCAATGCCTCTACACTCTGTTGAAGCATCACATTTTCTGCTTTAAGTACTGAAACTTCACGTGTCATTTTGTTCACAACCTTACTCTCATAATAGATCTGATTACTCAAGTAGATCTTAATGCTTGTCAAGATCAGTACAATGGCTATTGACATCAATATGACCGTTGCCATACCAAAAGTAATACCGTTCGGCTTCAGTTTTTTCTTTTTACTTGCCATTATCACTGTCTTTTTTAAATCTGAAACTTCTCAGCTTTGCAGACCTGCTTCGAGGATTCACTTTGAGTTCCTCTTTGCTTGCTGTCACAGGCTTGGAAGAGAAGGCTTTACCCAAAGCATGGTTTTTACCGCAGGTACAGCGCATTGCCTGAGGATCACAGATACAATTTTGCGCCCATTTCTTAAAACGGTTTTTCACCAGACGGTCTTCCAAAGAATGAAAAGAGATGAGAGAAACCACTTCCCCCTTCACATGCTTGTGTTCCAAAGCATCCAGTAACCCTTCTATTTCACCCAATTCATTGTTAACTTCTATACGAATAGCCTGAAACATCAACGTTGCGGGGTGTATCTTTCCTCCTGCAGGGATCACGGTTTTTGCGATCTCACTTAACTCCTTAGCTGAGTTGATAGGTGCCTGTGCCCTTGCTTCCACCACCGCAGATGCCAATTTCTTAAAGGATCGTATTTCACCATACATATCAAAGATATATTCGAGTTTTTCTTGAGGGTACTCATTCACCACTTCATACGCTGAAAGTGGTGAAGATGCATCCATCCGCATATCCAGTGTTTCCGAGGTAAAAGAAAAACCTCTCTCTTGTTTATCCAGTTGTAAAGAGGAGACACCGAAATCTGCCAATACCGCTACTATCGGACTCTCTTGTAATGTAGGAAAAACTGTTGCAAACGTACCCTTGTAAAGTGTACTGCGTGCTTCATAAGGTTCTAGACGTTTTTTAGAAAAAGCCAAAGCTTCATCATCTCTATCTATCCCTATGTGTTTCAAGTTTTCATATTTGGCCAGTATTTCAGAACTATGCCCTGCATACCCAAGCGTACAGTCAACAAAATAACCTTCACCCACCCCCTTAAAACTTTCCAAAACTTCATCTAAAAGTACAGGTATGTGAGGGGTTTCCATCTGTTTCCTTCATTCTATAATCGTTTGATTTGAACCTTCTCATATAAAACCCATGATGAGCACCCAGGTTATTCAGAGGGTTCAACTATTTTAATGATATAATACCGAAATATTCCTAACTAAAGGTTACCCAAATGGTAGATAAGCATCTCATCGAAGACATTAAACATGTATCACTCTCCCTGTTTAACAAAAACTTCTTTGGTGTCTATCATGGCTCCATCTCAGCAAGAGTGAGCAGCAGTGGATTTATCATCAACTCTAAAGATACGATCCTAGATGAATTCACCGAAGATTCACTTGTGAAACTTGATTGTAAAAAGAGAGATTATCGTTGGAGTATGGCAAATCCTGATGTACATATCCATGAACATATCTATGAGACCATCCCCAATGCAAAATATGTCTGTTATACAATGCCTCCTTATGCGACAGCCTACTCGCTCAAACATGGGAAAGTCTCTCCACAAGACTACTTTGGCCAAAAGGTACTGGGCGAAGTCATCGTCTATGATCCCAAAAATATAGATGATTGGATGGAACGTGCACCCTACGAGATCCCACGGTTTTTCCAAAAACATGATACACACCTACTCCTTATCAAAGGGTTTGGACTTATTTCCTACGATAGGGACATCACAGAAATGGCAAAAAAGATTTCCATTTTAGAAAACTCTTGCAGATTGTTGGCTTTATCAGCAAACCTGTAAAGTATTCCCTCCCCTTTCTACTTCTCTATAGTGTGGCTATCTTCACGCTTCAAAGAGAGTAACTGCAAATAACTACCTTTTAAATGTCAACACTTCTGTAAAGCATACTTTTGTTATACTCTTCCAAATACTATCAAACATAGGATACCTGCTATGAATCAGACACAGAAAAGATTAAGCATCATTAACCATGCCATTTCCATCACTGATGTTGAGACCATACAGCTTCAGGTCTTAAAGTTGGCACTGCTTAAAACAGATGTGAAAATCCAGGAGATCGTTACAGCCATTCAGGCAGAGAATTATGCAAAAGCGCAAGGGCTTATTAACCAATATATTGAAACACCTACTGAGGACATCATTCAAAGAGCATCACAAAAAGCACAAGCCGCTATGGCAGCAGAAGAACAAGCCATTATAGATGAGTTCGATCTTTTTATCACATCAAACAGAAATGAAAAACCTCAAGAGATCGACATCAATGATTTTCTTCTTGATGAATACTCTGAAGAGACAAAAGTGGAAACAAAAAAAGTAGACCATAGTGATTTTGATGCCCTTCTCAATATCGACGTTGATCATGTATTGACTGACAACATTGAATTAGATGTGACACAAACTTCAACAAATACTTTCTTTGAATCACCCAAAGAGACAAATCATACAGATAAAGACACTTTTTTTGATAGTGAAGAGAGTGAAAAAGAAGAAACGATCATAAAAGAGTCAATGCCCCAAGAAGAAGAAGAAGAGAGTGAGACATTCATACAAAAAGATCTCCCCTCTAAAGATGAACCCCTCAAAGAGTTAAAACCTGCGATACATACAGAAGAAGAGACACGTTCACTCCACTATAAAGCCATTCCTTACATTGCCCAGAAACTGAACAGTATGAAAAAGCAATATCCGCTTAAAGATAGAACCTATGAAAAGTTTGATTCTGTAGAAAATCTCTTAAGAAAGATCTCACAAGAAGGTTATACTGAGGATGAGATAGAAGAAACGCTCACCACTATCAAAAAGTTGAGTGAAGAGAGTAAAGAGACTGAAGCTGCACAACTCCTGCTTGTCTGTGCTGCAACAGAATCAAAGTTTGCACAATTCATGTTGGCCCGGGAACTCTTTAAGGGCATTTTACTCACAAAAGACATAGCTGAAGCCTTTTCACTGATGCATAGTTTAGCCCTTGAAGACTACCCTGAGGCACTCTGTGATATGGCACAGTTTTATGAACACGGTATAGAAACGAACCAAGACAAAAAAAAGGCTGAACAATTCTACAAAGAAGCCATGGATTTTGGTATTAAACGTGCCCAAAAACATTATCAACGTTTACAAAAAGAAAACGGTGGTTTCTTTAAAAGGTAGACTTATTTAGCTACCTTTTTTATCCCTTCATAGGCGACCTCTATCATCTTGTCTATCTCTTTATAAGAGATGACATACGGAGGCATGAAATAGATAATATGTCCCAATGGTCTGAGTAAGACCCCTTGTGTTAAAGCATATTCGTAGATCTTTACTCCTATACGTTCAGTGCTTTCGTACCCCTTTAACTCTATAGCAGTGACCATACCCTGCTGTCGTATCTCTTTGACATTAAGTAAAACAGAAAACTTCTCCAACTGTTCTATGATATATCTGCTTTTCTTCTCATTCTCACCGATGATATCATTCTGTTCAAATATCTCCAAAGTTGCCAGTGCAGCGGCACATGCCAAAGGATTCCCTGTATAGCTATGTGAATGTAAAAAAGCTTTATACTCATTATAGTCACAATAAAAAGCCTGATAAACATCATTGGTCGTCATGACTACAGAAAGCGCCAGATACCCCCCTGTCAAAGCTTTAGAGAGGGTCATAAAATCAGGAGATATCTCTGCATGGTCACATGCAAACATCTTTCCTGTACGTCCAAACCCTGTCATGATCTCATCGGCGATGAGATGCACGTCATACTGTTGTGTCAATACCCTTGCACCTGAAAGATAGGCAGGATGGTACATATGCATCCCTCCTGCACCCTGTATAAGAGGTTCCACGATAAAGGCTGCTATCTCATCCGCCTTCTCTTTTAAGACTTCTTCTAATCCCTGCAATGCTTCTTTGGCAGCTTCGATACTTTGGTCTTTGGGTACAGGTACTTGCATATTGGCAATGAGCAGAGGTTCATAAGTATCTTTATAAAGTTCGACATCCCCTACACTCAATGCACCGATGGTCTCTCCATGATATGAATTTGTCAATGAAAGAAAAAGTGCTTTACGCTTTCCTCTGTTGAGATGATAATGATAACTCATTTTTAAAGCAGCTTCCACAGCAGAAGAACCATTGTCTACATAAAAAACCTTCTCCAGACCTTTAGGCGTCATGTTGACAAGTTTATGTGCAAGCTCTATAGCCGGTTCATGCGTAAAGCCTGCCAAAAGCACATGTTCGAGTGTGTCAAGCTGTGCTTTAATTCTGTTGTTGATCGTTTCATT contains:
- the rsmH gene encoding 16S rRNA (cytosine(1402)-N(4))-methyltransferase RsmH, whose product is METPHIPVLLDEVLESFKGVGEGYFVDCTLGYAGHSSEILAKYENLKHIGIDRDDEALAFSKKRLEPYEARSTLYKGTFATVFPTLQESPIVAVLADFGVSSLQLDKQERGFSFTSETLDMRMDASSPLSAYEVVNEYPQEKLEYIFDMYGEIRSFKKLASAVVEARAQAPINSAKELSEIAKTVIPAGGKIHPATLMFQAIRIEVNNELGEIEGLLDALEHKHVKGEVVSLISFHSLEDRLVKNRFKKWAQNCICDPQAMRCTCGKNHALGKAFSSKPVTASKEELKVNPRSRSAKLRSFRFKKDSDNGK
- a CDS encoding class II aldolase and adducin N-terminal domain-containing protein produces the protein MVDKHLIEDIKHVSLSLFNKNFFGVYHGSISARVSSSGFIINSKDTILDEFTEDSLVKLDCKKRDYRWSMANPDVHIHEHIYETIPNAKYVCYTMPPYATAYSLKHGKVSPQDYFGQKVLGEVIVYDPKNIDDWMERAPYEIPRFFQKHDTHLLLIKGFGLISYDRDITEMAKKISILENSCRLLALSANL
- a CDS encoding tetratricopeptide repeat protein, whose translation is MNQTQKRLSIINHAISITDVETIQLQVLKLALLKTDVKIQEIVTAIQAENYAKAQGLINQYIETPTEDIIQRASQKAQAAMAAEEQAIIDEFDLFITSNRNEKPQEIDINDFLLDEYSEETKVETKKVDHSDFDALLNIDVDHVLTDNIELDVTQTSTNTFFESPKETNHTDKDTFFDSEESEKEETIIKESMPQEEEEESETFIQKDLPSKDEPLKELKPAIHTEEETRSLHYKAIPYIAQKLNSMKKQYPLKDRTYEKFDSVENLLRKISQEGYTEDEIEETLTTIKKLSEESKETEAAQLLLVCAATESKFAQFMLARELFKGILLTKDIAEAFSLMHSLALEDYPEALCDMAQFYEHGIETNQDKKKAEQFYKEAMDFGIKRAQKHYQRLQKENGGFFKR
- a CDS encoding adenosylmethionine--8-amino-7-oxononanoate transaminase — its product is MSNQNTKMMQRDLEVIWHPCTQMKDHETLPLVPVKSGKGVYLYDFDGNAYIDAVSSWWVNIFGHANETINNRIKAQLDTLEHVLLAGFTHEPAIELAHKLVNMTPKGLEKVFYVDNGSSAVEAALKMSYHYHLNRGKRKALFLSLTNSYHGETIGALSVGDVELYKDTYEPLLIANMQVPVPKDQSIEAAKEALQGLEEVLKEKADEIAAFIVEPLIQGAGGMHMYHPAYLSGARVLTQQYDVHLIADEIMTGFGRTGKMFACDHAEISPDFMTLSKALTGGYLALSVVMTTNDVYQAFYCDYNEYKAFLHSHSYTGNPLACAAALATLEIFEQNDIIGENEKKSRYIIEQLEKFSVLLNVKEIRQQGMVTAIELKGYESTERIGVKIYEYALTQGVLLRPLGHIIYFMPPYVISYKEIDKMIEVAYEGIKKVAK